A DNA window from Gordonia sp. SID5947 contains the following coding sequences:
- a CDS encoding IS110 family transposase produces the protein MDEKIWVGIDVGRHAHHAAAVDEAGTVLWSRRLPNDQHAIEALVDRVAGVETVVWAIDMTAPESALLRGVLAARRQQIRYVPGRVVHSMTGAFAGEGKTDARDAVVIAQTARLRGDLATITVPDDLAIELDLLTGHRNDLVAERTRGINRLRGLLTRIFPALERCFDYSTLTGLTFLTRFATPSAIAAVSDDEIYDHLRSHGVRRPTIPKMIDKARAAAAAQTVTLPGEATTALLVQHAATSLVMLTRQIADLDKQITEVFRRHRHARILESVPGIGTRSGAELVAITGGDLTSFGSPARLAAYAGLAPVPHDSGNRRGALRRPQRYHRGLRKVFYMAALNSSQRDGPSREFYQRKRREKRSHVHALIALARRLVDVVWALIRDGRVWLPRPTVERVSVDEVGAMAG, from the coding sequence ATGGACGAAAAGATCTGGGTAGGAATCGATGTCGGTCGGCATGCGCATCACGCCGCCGCGGTCGACGAGGCGGGAACAGTGCTGTGGTCTCGGCGGCTTCCCAACGATCAGCATGCTATCGAAGCGCTGGTGGACCGGGTCGCTGGTGTCGAGACGGTGGTGTGGGCGATCGATATGACCGCGCCGGAGTCGGCATTGTTGCGGGGTGTGCTGGCTGCACGGCGGCAGCAGATCCGCTATGTGCCCGGTCGCGTCGTGCACAGTATGACCGGTGCGTTTGCGGGTGAGGGCAAGACCGATGCTCGCGACGCGGTCGTGATCGCTCAGACAGCCCGCCTACGTGGCGATCTCGCGACGATCACCGTGCCCGACGACCTCGCGATCGAACTCGACCTGCTGACCGGACATCGCAACGACCTCGTCGCTGAACGTACGCGAGGCATCAACCGCCTGCGCGGCCTGCTGACCCGCATCTTCCCTGCACTAGAACGGTGTTTCGACTACTCGACACTGACCGGTCTAACGTTCCTCACCCGCTTCGCCACGCCATCTGCGATCGCTGCGGTCTCTGACGACGAGATCTACGACCACCTGCGCAGTCACGGCGTCCGCCGACCCACGATCCCGAAGATGATCGACAAAGCCCGTGCCGCGGCGGCCGCGCAGACCGTCACCCTGCCTGGCGAGGCGACCACAGCCCTACTGGTGCAACACGCGGCTACCTCGTTGGTCATGCTGACCCGTCAGATCGCCGACCTGGATAAGCAGATCACCGAGGTGTTCCGCCGCCACCGTCACGCACGGATTCTCGAATCCGTGCCAGGCATCGGCACCCGAAGCGGCGCTGAGCTCGTCGCGATCACCGGCGGCGACCTCACTTCGTTCGGCTCGCCCGCCAGACTCGCCGCCTACGCCGGTCTTGCTCCGGTACCGCACGACTCCGGTAACCGCCGGGGAGCCTTGCGTAGACCCCAGCGTTACCACAGAGGACTTCGCAAGGTGTTCTACATGGCCGCACTCAACAGCTCGCAACGCGACGGCCCGTCCCGCGAGTTCTACCAGCGCAAACGACGCGAGAAGCGTTCCCACGTCCACGCTCTCATCGCTCTCGCTAGACGTCTGGTTGACGTGGTCTGGGCACTGATCCGCGACGGTAGGGTGTGGTTGCCGCGGCCGACCGTCGAGCGGGTGTCAGTCGATGAGGTGGGCGCGATGGCTGGATGA
- a CDS encoding SHOCT domain-containing protein, whose translation MVANDFNGFIEKPGNPAAEFADEVRAAAGLPVEQPAVSAKNPVASEATAADHEGSVAPQQPSPRIGARQSGRHDRILAEGAIGRGDHLTIFRDGTFTTGRSSSSHRDQLIGFSYDADSMRRKSVTGRAAATFASGGYSLLASNNRGVLYVTVTGVDTGSRTYTTRNPSGALLTSVRALKAAADACQNRGTPPPAAASDDLTAQLTRLAELHASGALSDAEFADAKRHLLT comes from the coding sequence TTGGTCGCCAACGACTTCAACGGCTTCATCGAGAAGCCGGGGAATCCCGCAGCCGAGTTCGCCGATGAGGTGCGTGCGGCCGCAGGCCTTCCCGTCGAGCAGCCAGCCGTGTCGGCAAAGAATCCAGTCGCAAGCGAAGCAACGGCGGCTGACCACGAGGGCTCGGTTGCTCCGCAGCAGCCCAGTCCTCGGATAGGTGCCCGCCAGTCAGGCCGTCACGATCGGATTCTGGCCGAAGGTGCCATCGGACGTGGCGACCATTTGACCATCTTTCGAGATGGCACTTTCACGACCGGTCGATCCAGTTCGAGTCACCGAGACCAGCTGATCGGGTTTTCCTATGATGCGGATTCCATGCGTCGCAAGTCGGTGACCGGCCGTGCTGCCGCAACATTTGCGTCTGGCGGCTACTCGCTGCTCGCTTCAAACAACCGCGGTGTCCTCTACGTGACGGTGACAGGAGTGGACACCGGTTCTCGAACCTACACAACCAGAAACCCATCGGGTGCACTGCTGACGTCCGTCAGAGCGCTCAAAGCCGCCGCCGACGCATGCCAGAACAGGGGCACCCCACCGCCTGCCGCGGCATCTGATGATCTGACAGCACAGTTGACGAGGCTGGCCGAACTCCACGCTTCCGGGGCACTGTCTGACGCTGAATTCGCTGACGCGAAGCGCCACTTACTCACTTGA
- a CDS encoding pentapeptide repeat-containing protein: MTRANLTDANLTDANLSDADLSHADLTGATLAGADLTGADLSHADLTGATLPSRPWLARPWPART; the protein is encoded by the coding sequence ATGACTCGTGCGAACCTGACCGACGCGAACCTGACCGACGCGAACCTGTCCGACGCGGACCTGAGCCATGCGGACCTGACCGGCGCGACCCTGGCCGGCGCGGACCTGACCGGCGCGGACCTGAGCCATGCGGACCTGACCGGCGCGACCCTGCCCTCGCGACCCTGGCTGGCGCGACCCTGGCCGGCGCGGACCTGA
- a CDS encoding DEAD/DEAH box helicase family protein encodes MKFTLKDYQVDAVDKILTRLGYAREDWRGRDERTTFALSSTTGSGKTVIAATVIEALLHGSDEFDVEADQTAVVLWVSKDPSLNEQTRGRFIECADRIPPGDLVLLDKTFAGDSLKTGKIYFINPDKLSKTADFVKHTDSRHYTFWEILDNTIADEDKTLYVVLDEAHEGMKASSSNDQTIVQKIINGNGVNRAVPIVLGISATVQRFDSAMEKASVFTKRSNVEIEPKDVQASGLLKNSLTLDIPDEAGDFSTTMVRDATIDFVEVCERWDSYCEQEGIEPVLPLLVVQIPNKTAGEKDSEKGLAEENDLIRIVLETVRKNWPAMAGDCVAHVLGDRAIIEVGGYEIPRVAPQDIESDHRIRVLVAKDAVSTGWDCPRAEVLVSLRPARDDTYVTQLLGRMVRTPLAQSTSVDRLNSAACYLPYFDKATAKTVAEEIMGIIPPRAGGSNVPVPNVLFAPATLVRNPEVDARVVELIAGLPSYAKPAAAPKPIKRMLKAAVELSRDELVSDADKAAHAAMFEVLDGVTVANQEAVDEQTDQIMTADIRRITAKHGDNEASNMIEVRSADATTVDDALRHLRRMLTTSVVNKYLQRNMQAAIHEAYEAGDPDIDITSVRARVAALAFIDADVQGPTEDAADSLTRLWLTTKAAEIKALNDVRARVYETIEDMGREPERVAIQVKDDERVGTQDPDGKPLPTVRRHVLSTSGGDYPLDLKMTKNRWERATIAHELASGSLEGWYRNPSAAGKYSLRIAHKSGDVWKSVQPDFVFVHLADDVLQPSIIDPHGAHYGDAAPKLKALAQYADEHGDAFDRIIAIGVESDRELIGLNLKSPAIRAAVYGSPADSDSIKELYKRHGIKYTTIPEGL; translated from the coding sequence ATGAAGTTCACGCTAAAGGACTATCAGGTCGATGCCGTCGACAAAATCCTGACAAGACTCGGCTACGCCAGGGAAGACTGGCGCGGCCGCGATGAACGGACGACGTTCGCGCTGTCGTCGACGACCGGGTCCGGAAAAACCGTGATCGCCGCAACGGTGATCGAGGCGCTGCTGCACGGCAGCGATGAGTTCGACGTCGAGGCTGATCAGACCGCAGTTGTGCTGTGGGTCTCCAAGGACCCCTCGCTCAACGAACAGACCAGAGGGCGATTCATCGAGTGCGCTGACAGAATCCCACCCGGCGACCTGGTACTGCTGGACAAGACCTTCGCCGGCGATTCGCTGAAGACCGGCAAGATCTACTTCATCAATCCCGACAAGCTCAGCAAAACGGCCGATTTCGTCAAGCACACTGACTCACGCCACTACACATTCTGGGAGATTCTGGACAACACGATTGCCGACGAGGACAAGACGCTTTACGTGGTGCTTGACGAGGCGCATGAGGGTATGAAGGCTTCGTCGAGCAACGACCAAACGATCGTCCAGAAGATCATCAACGGCAACGGGGTGAACCGAGCGGTCCCGATCGTGCTTGGAATCTCGGCGACAGTGCAACGCTTCGACTCTGCTATGGAGAAGGCTTCAGTCTTCACCAAGCGCAGCAACGTCGAGATCGAGCCGAAAGATGTGCAGGCGTCGGGACTGCTGAAGAACTCTCTGACGCTCGACATCCCCGACGAGGCCGGCGACTTCTCGACGACAATGGTGCGCGACGCAACAATCGACTTTGTCGAGGTGTGCGAGCGGTGGGACAGCTACTGCGAGCAAGAAGGTATTGAGCCGGTACTGCCGCTGCTGGTGGTGCAGATCCCGAACAAGACCGCAGGTGAGAAAGACTCGGAGAAGGGCCTCGCCGAGGAGAACGACCTCATTCGCATAGTTCTGGAGACGGTCCGGAAGAACTGGCCCGCCATGGCCGGCGACTGCGTGGCTCACGTTCTCGGCGATCGGGCGATAATCGAGGTCGGCGGTTATGAGATCCCGAGGGTGGCACCGCAGGATATCGAGAGCGATCACCGCATTCGTGTGCTGGTCGCCAAGGACGCGGTCTCGACTGGGTGGGACTGTCCCCGCGCCGAAGTGCTGGTGTCATTGCGGCCGGCCAGGGACGACACTTACGTCACTCAGCTCCTCGGCCGCATGGTGCGCACTCCGCTGGCGCAGTCGACGAGCGTCGATCGCCTGAACAGCGCGGCGTGCTACCTGCCCTACTTCGACAAGGCGACGGCGAAGACGGTAGCCGAGGAGATCATGGGGATCATCCCGCCGCGCGCAGGCGGGTCGAACGTCCCGGTGCCGAACGTATTGTTCGCCCCTGCGACATTGGTTCGCAATCCAGAGGTCGATGCCAGGGTTGTCGAGCTGATCGCCGGACTCCCGTCGTATGCAAAGCCCGCCGCGGCGCCCAAGCCGATCAAGCGGATGCTCAAAGCCGCGGTCGAGCTGTCCCGTGACGAACTGGTGAGCGATGCGGACAAGGCCGCGCACGCAGCGATGTTCGAAGTGCTTGACGGAGTCACTGTGGCAAATCAGGAAGCCGTCGACGAACAGACCGACCAGATCATGACCGCGGATATTCGACGCATCACAGCCAAACACGGAGACAATGAGGCCTCAAACATGATCGAGGTCCGTTCCGCTGACGCAACGACGGTCGACGATGCGCTGCGGCACCTGCGTCGGATGCTGACGACCTCAGTGGTGAACAAGTACCTCCAACGAAACATGCAGGCGGCAATTCACGAGGCGTACGAGGCCGGCGATCCAGACATTGACATCACTTCGGTCCGGGCACGCGTGGCGGCGTTGGCCTTCATCGACGCTGACGTCCAGGGCCCGACCGAGGATGCGGCGGACTCACTGACCCGCCTATGGCTGACGACGAAAGCAGCCGAAATCAAGGCTTTGAACGATGTGCGCGCCCGCGTCTACGAAACCATCGAGGACATGGGTCGCGAACCTGAGCGCGTAGCCATCCAGGTCAAGGATGACGAGCGAGTCGGTACTCAGGACCCAGACGGCAAACCACTCCCAACGGTGCGCCGGCACGTGCTCTCCACGTCCGGCGGCGACTACCCGCTGGACCTGAAGATGACGAAGAACCGCTGGGAGCGAGCGACGATCGCCCACGAGCTTGCCAGTGGTTCTCTCGAGGGGTGGTACCGCAATCCGTCGGCCGCAGGCAAGTACTCGCTGAGGATCGCACACAAATCCGGTGACGTGTGGAAGTCAGTACAGCCGGACTTCGTATTCGTGCACCTGGCTGACGATGTCCTGCAGCCGTCGATCATCGACCCGCACGGCGCACATTACGGAGACGCTGCTCCTAAGCTCAAGGCACTGGCGCAGTACGCCGACGAGCATGGCGATGCCTTCGACCGGATCATCGCGATCGGTGTCGAGAGTGATCGCGAACTGATCGGACTCAACCTAAAGAGTCCGGCGATCCGAGCGGCGGTCTACGGATCTCCGGCAGACAGCGACTCGATCAAAGAGCTGTACAAGAGACACGGAATCAAGTACACGACAATCCCTGAAGGTCTTTAG
- a CDS encoding DUF1508 domain-containing protein, protein MAGKFELYKDRADKFRFRLKAANGEIIASSEAYESKSAAQNGIDSVKRNAADAAINDQT, encoded by the coding sequence GTGGCGGGCAAGTTTGAACTGTACAAGGACAGGGCCGACAAATTCCGGTTTCGGCTGAAGGCGGCGAACGGCGAGATCATCGCCTCCAGTGAGGCATATGAGTCAAAGTCGGCCGCCCAAAACGGTATTGATTCGGTGAAACGCAACGCCGCAGATGCAGCGATCAATGACCAAACGTGA
- a CDS encoding sigma-70 family RNA polymerase sigma factor, with protein MAGSSGPDDDLQPAHGYSASCVCEEDDPGSCGWCLANPGDALTLSTAELADGEATPDQQDEISEREERLLRLAADRETFERLLAGGFAGRDWDRYAEALAGYGMAVMNAWLFTGYIFALTAAKNRRVQPTDEDRDALRTTPTLREEISDAVVVQALILFRTKALAGSGWNPEGGASITTYFMGACVLSFANEFNRHQRAENRWRSINRMDALPDDAGFMWSTSTSDPAGIAAENDFVTRLMDSLSTREKEMLKLHLEGYDFAEIAEITGDKSARKVEGVLYRMRKKLKGNNQQPEAEEVTRDE; from the coding sequence GTGGCTGGGAGTTCGGGTCCAGACGATGATCTACAACCCGCACATGGGTATAGCGCCAGCTGTGTTTGCGAAGAAGACGACCCTGGCTCCTGTGGGTGGTGTCTTGCTAACCCCGGCGATGCGCTCACGCTCTCGACCGCCGAGCTCGCGGATGGTGAAGCTACGCCGGACCAGCAGGACGAGATCTCGGAGCGAGAAGAGCGACTCCTACGACTTGCCGCGGACCGAGAGACCTTCGAACGTCTCCTCGCCGGAGGTTTCGCGGGCCGAGATTGGGACCGCTACGCCGAAGCATTGGCCGGCTACGGCATGGCGGTCATGAACGCCTGGCTATTCACTGGATACATTTTTGCGTTGACCGCAGCTAAGAATCGGCGCGTGCAACCGACCGACGAGGACCGCGACGCGCTACGCACGACACCCACGTTGCGCGAGGAGATCTCCGACGCAGTTGTGGTGCAAGCACTCATCCTGTTCCGGACGAAAGCGCTTGCTGGCAGTGGCTGGAACCCAGAAGGTGGCGCCTCGATCACCACGTACTTCATGGGCGCCTGTGTGCTGAGTTTCGCCAACGAGTTCAATCGCCACCAGCGCGCCGAGAACCGGTGGAGGAGCATCAATCGGATGGACGCCCTTCCAGACGACGCGGGCTTCATGTGGTCAACAAGCACCAGCGATCCAGCCGGGATAGCAGCGGAGAACGACTTTGTTACGCGGTTGATGGACAGCCTGTCGACCCGCGAAAAGGAAATGTTGAAACTCCACCTCGAAGGCTATGACTTCGCTGAGATCGCCGAGATCACAGGTGATAAATCCGCGAGAAAGGTGGAGGGCGTGCTCTACCGGATGCGCAAGAAACTCAAGGGCAACAATCAACAGCCAGAGGCGGAGGAGGTGACCCGCGATGAGTGA
- a CDS encoding pentapeptide repeat-containing protein: MAGATLAGADLTGADLTGADLTGAILPLADLTDADLTHATLIGATFNGADLTGACGTGIQWPVWYTPEPQPC; encoded by the coding sequence CTGGCTGGCGCGACCCTGGCCGGCGCGGACCTGACCGGCGCGGACCTGACCGGCGCGGACCTGACCGGCGCGATCCTGCCCCTCGCGGACCTGACCGACGCCGACCTGACCCATGCGACCCTGATCGGCGCGACCTTCAACGGCGCGGACCTGACCGGCGCCTGTGGCACAGGCATACAGTGGCCAGTCTGGTACACACCAGAGCCCCAGCCGTGTTAA
- the shbA gene encoding RNA polymerase sigma factor ShbA encodes MRLAGVELDEAVRAAGQGDRVALTSVLESVKGPILRYCRGRIGVGERHLFSADHIAQEVLLAVLTALPRYQDQGRPFMAFVYGIAAHKVADAKRIAGRVRVETVVAVPEAVSATDGPDRMTSNSDTDRMLALLRTLPDKQRDVLLLRLVDGLSLEETADAVGATPGQVRAAQHRALATLKEELKKAPEQLSTVRERREL; translated from the coding sequence GTGAGGCTGGCGGGTGTTGAGCTGGACGAGGCGGTTCGCGCTGCAGGGCAGGGCGATCGTGTCGCGCTCACGTCAGTTCTCGAGAGTGTGAAGGGTCCGATCTTGCGCTATTGCCGAGGGCGAATTGGAGTCGGAGAGCGGCATTTGTTCTCCGCCGACCATATCGCGCAGGAGGTGTTGCTGGCGGTGTTGACAGCATTGCCCCGGTATCAGGACCAGGGCAGGCCGTTCATGGCCTTCGTATACGGGATCGCCGCCCACAAGGTCGCTGACGCCAAGCGCATCGCCGGCCGGGTCAGGGTCGAGACCGTAGTCGCGGTTCCCGAGGCGGTGTCGGCCACCGACGGACCCGACCGGATGACTTCCAACTCCGACACCGACCGCATGCTGGCGCTCCTCCGGACATTGCCGGACAAACAGCGGGATGTGCTGTTGCTGCGGCTGGTTGACGGTTTGTCGCTGGAAGAGACGGCCGACGCGGTTGGCGCTACCCCGGGTCAGGTCCGTGCCGCACAGCACCGCGCGTTGGCGACGCTCAAAGAGGAACTCAAAAAGGCGCCGGAGCAATTGTCGACAGTGCGTGAGCGCCGCGAACTGTGA
- a CDS encoding restriction endonuclease, which yields MLGRKRSWTERLQDWERSSEDAQERMEATRERIKATQERRSIISGTCTGCDGVLVMDMDRKCWSCGHRAGLIQSASGVQTFTLSGAIKVLTRHQAAVEKRIKQDMDELVEQHPSGEIETIYAAAGLLHGMTWQQAERYVCGWMQNTSHYEDAQLTSPGADDGIDIVCDEAIAQVKHHQTAVGIAEVQRMLGIAAALNKQALFFSASGYTPKATIFAARYRIACYTYPPVREVN from the coding sequence ATGCTGGGCAGGAAGCGGTCGTGGACCGAGCGCCTCCAGGATTGGGAGCGTTCGTCCGAAGATGCCCAAGAGCGCATGGAGGCGACACGCGAGCGCATCAAGGCGACGCAGGAGCGGCGGAGCATCATCAGTGGTACCTGCACAGGGTGCGACGGCGTTCTGGTCATGGATATGGACCGCAAATGCTGGTCCTGCGGACACAGAGCGGGACTCATTCAATCGGCCAGTGGTGTCCAGACGTTCACCTTGAGCGGCGCGATCAAGGTGTTGACCCGGCACCAAGCTGCAGTAGAGAAGCGCATCAAACAAGATATGGATGAACTGGTCGAGCAGCATCCAAGCGGCGAGATCGAAACAATCTATGCTGCAGCAGGATTACTGCACGGCATGACTTGGCAGCAGGCCGAGCGCTATGTGTGTGGGTGGATGCAAAACACATCGCACTACGAAGATGCCCAACTGACGTCTCCGGGCGCTGACGACGGTATTGACATCGTATGTGACGAGGCGATTGCACAGGTCAAGCATCATCAAACGGCCGTCGGGATCGCCGAGGTGCAGCGCATGCTGGGGATCGCGGCCGCATTGAACAAGCAGGCATTATTCTTCTCCGCTTCGGGGTATACCCCGAAGGCAACCATTTTCGCCGCTAGGTACCGCATCGCGTGCTACACCTACCCCCCGGTACGTGAAGTCAATTAG
- a CDS encoding DUF6308 family protein gives MSITIPTVLQTDDPTAAAAVLRCYFGDPYPGTAYTGATFDNWDSTGTRAADANIFTADDFIAIGFLSVNAGPAAAREILRDQRDEFVEYLTAVGVDRDLADEPGPIDLTWPAWLLDTRLRSVRGIGTTIASKLIARKRPRLYPIWDEVVVDVLGTRGGPHLAPIHQALRTDADLRRRIRGARTEARLPDHISELRILDTLAWMQGESNRGR, from the coding sequence ATGAGCATTACGATCCCGACCGTCCTGCAAACTGACGATCCCACCGCTGCGGCAGCGGTCCTTCGGTGCTATTTCGGTGACCCTTACCCGGGGACCGCATACACTGGCGCCACCTTCGACAATTGGGACTCCACCGGCACCAGAGCCGCGGACGCCAACATCTTCACTGCCGACGACTTCATCGCCATCGGATTCTTATCCGTCAATGCCGGCCCTGCGGCGGCACGAGAGATTCTGCGTGACCAGCGTGACGAGTTCGTCGAATATTTGACCGCTGTCGGAGTGGACCGCGACCTCGCCGACGAACCCGGCCCCATCGACCTCACCTGGCCGGCCTGGCTGCTTGACACCCGGCTCCGATCCGTGCGAGGTATCGGCACCACCATTGCGTCGAAACTGATCGCCCGCAAACGTCCCCGGCTCTACCCCATTTGGGACGAGGTTGTCGTCGACGTCCTCGGTACCCGCGGAGGGCCACACCTCGCCCCTATCCACCAGGCACTGCGCACCGATGCTGATCTTCGCCGGCGCATCCGCGGTGCCCGCACGGAAGCCAGGCTCCCCGACCACATCAGCGAACTCCGTATCCTCGACACCCTTGCCTGGATGCAGGGAGAGTCGAACAGAGGCCGATAG
- a CDS encoding DNA methyltransferase, whose protein sequence is MSNELHALLDRVASTDPETAKELRRHIDSLQSRRQFGLNFERHTPESVALTGRPISVGDKVRFLPVRGELADESDAVWVVTKLTGPKKAKVAQLIDPRTKEESSRSIEDLVFVADFRDPIYPGLVSTGRIGRGGDKPFQTVINSENFHALEALLFTNRGKVDVIYIDPPYNTRANDWKYNNDYVDPNDSYAHSKWLAFIERRLRVARELLNPGDSVLIVTIDEKEYLRLGLLLEQTFPEARIQMVSVAINPSGQKRDGAFRRSDEYLFVVSFGRAEPTPLVLGPEWRGGKSTSTAKIRWDGFLRSGTGAQRQESPLKFYPVILSEAGELLRFDQPIPPDARREDYECADPSEVAIWPIRKDGSEGRWQTNVATAKRLLANGFIRSGRFNGERTAISYLKSGEQTKLAQGVFGAYEIGKNGHVVVESESAQGNRAIPTTQWNLTAHSAADHGSSLLRKLIPGRSFPFPKSLYAVEDSLRFFVKDKPEALILDFFAGSGTTAHAVMRLNREDDGRRRSILVTNNEVNDEEVSLLKRGLRPGDSDWDSRGICERVTKPRITAAVTGCTPEGITIDGDYAFSDEYPMADGFEENVEFFTLTYENAALVELDLAFERISPLLWLRAGAEGRVIDIRCDTFDVAEKYAVLFSVDAASAFLSVVDRTKGLRVVYIVTDDEPQYQAIVGQLPDGVEPVRLYESYLRTFQINTGRA, encoded by the coding sequence GTGAGCAACGAACTCCATGCGCTTCTCGATCGGGTGGCGAGCACCGATCCTGAGACGGCGAAAGAGCTGCGCCGACATATTGACTCCTTGCAGTCGCGGCGTCAGTTCGGACTGAACTTCGAGCGGCACACCCCTGAGTCGGTCGCATTGACCGGGCGACCGATCTCGGTCGGCGACAAGGTCCGGTTCCTCCCAGTGCGGGGAGAGTTGGCCGACGAGTCGGACGCGGTCTGGGTTGTCACGAAGCTAACTGGGCCGAAGAAGGCCAAAGTCGCACAGCTGATCGATCCGCGAACCAAGGAAGAGTCTTCGCGGTCGATCGAAGATCTAGTGTTCGTGGCAGACTTCCGCGATCCAATCTATCCGGGACTGGTGTCGACCGGACGGATCGGGCGCGGCGGCGACAAACCGTTTCAGACGGTGATCAACAGCGAGAACTTTCATGCGCTCGAGGCTCTACTGTTCACAAACCGGGGCAAGGTCGACGTCATCTACATCGACCCGCCGTACAACACCCGGGCAAATGACTGGAAGTACAACAACGACTACGTCGATCCTAACGATTCCTATGCGCACTCAAAGTGGCTCGCCTTCATTGAACGGCGGCTGAGGGTCGCACGGGAGCTGCTGAACCCTGGGGACTCCGTACTGATCGTTACCATCGACGAGAAGGAATACCTGCGGCTCGGGTTGTTGCTGGAGCAAACGTTCCCGGAAGCGCGGATCCAGATGGTCAGTGTTGCGATCAACCCCTCCGGCCAGAAGCGAGACGGTGCATTCAGGCGCTCTGATGAGTATCTGTTCGTCGTCTCGTTTGGCCGGGCTGAGCCGACGCCTCTGGTCCTTGGGCCTGAATGGCGCGGCGGGAAATCCACGTCGACGGCCAAGATTCGTTGGGATGGCTTTCTACGCAGCGGCACTGGTGCGCAGCGACAGGAGAGCCCACTAAAATTCTACCCAGTCATCCTGTCTGAAGCGGGCGAACTTCTCCGGTTCGACCAGCCAATCCCTCCTGACGCCCGTCGGGAGGATTACGAGTGCGCCGACCCCAGCGAGGTGGCGATCTGGCCCATCCGCAAAGACGGCAGCGAAGGCCGGTGGCAGACCAATGTCGCTACCGCGAAGAGGCTATTGGCTAACGGGTTCATTCGATCGGGCCGCTTCAACGGCGAACGCACGGCGATCTCATACTTGAAGTCCGGCGAGCAGACCAAGCTGGCACAGGGCGTGTTCGGGGCCTATGAGATCGGAAAGAACGGCCATGTCGTCGTAGAGAGCGAGTCAGCTCAGGGAAACCGTGCCATCCCGACGACGCAGTGGAATCTGACAGCTCACTCTGCCGCCGACCACGGGTCGAGCCTCCTGCGGAAGCTGATCCCTGGGCGATCGTTTCCGTTTCCCAAATCCCTATACGCGGTGGAGGATTCGCTGAGGTTCTTCGTCAAGGACAAGCCGGAGGCACTCATCCTCGATTTTTTCGCCGGCTCAGGGACGACCGCACATGCGGTGATGAGGCTTAACAGGGAGGATGACGGTCGCCGCCGGTCGATCCTGGTCACCAATAACGAGGTCAACGACGAGGAGGTCTCACTGCTGAAGCGTGGATTGCGTCCCGGCGACTCCGACTGGGATTCGCGCGGCATCTGCGAGCGCGTCACCAAGCCTCGGATCACTGCAGCCGTGACCGGCTGCACCCCCGAAGGCATCACGATCGACGGCGACTATGCGTTCAGCGACGAGTATCCAATGGCCGACGGGTTCGAGGAGAACGTCGAATTCTTCACACTGACCTACGAGAACGCCGCGCTAGTCGAGCTGGATCTGGCATTCGAGAGGATCTCACCTCTGCTGTGGTTGCGGGCTGGCGCCGAGGGCAGGGTCATCGACATACGCTGCGACACTTTTGATGTGGCTGAGAAGTACGCGGTGTTGTTCAGTGTCGACGCCGCAAGTGCGTTCCTGTCGGTGGTCGATAGAACTAAAGGGCTGAGGGTGGTCTACATCGTCACTGACGATGAGCCGCAATACCAGGCGATCGTGGGGCAGCTGCCCGACGGCGTGGAGCCGGTCAGGCTTTACGAGTCGTACCTGCGCACATTCCAAATCAACACTGGGAGAGCCTGA